One genomic segment of Desulfocapsa sulfexigens DSM 10523 includes these proteins:
- the pnp gene encoding polyribonucleotide nucleotidyltransferase — protein MFKRVEVEVGDKTISLETGKVAKQADGSVIMRTGGTVVLVTVVAGKENKPELGFLPLTIEYQERMAAVGRIPGNYFRREIGRPSDQEVLTCRIIDRPLRPLFADGYFSETQIIATVLSADQQNDPDILALNGASCALSISDIPFGGPIAGARVGYVDGEYVLNPTKDELKNSRMDMIVACTSDAVTMVEGKVDTMSEDEVLNAIFFVFDSVQPLIAMQIDLRKSHGKAKRIVEPVPVNEELLAKVQEIAAEGMAKVIVTADKMERGSAYDELKKSVIASLDPEGENAKEISELLSGYKKKIMRAQIVNDEVRLDGRAFNQVRPISSEVTYLPQTHGSALFTRGETQSIVTATLGSQRDSQRVETLQGEENNRFMVHYNFPPFCVGEARFLRGPSRRDIGHGTLALRGLSAVLPDEEDFPYSIRVVSDIMESNGSSSMATVCGGSMAMMDAGVPLKAPVSGIAMGLIKEDDKIVILSDILGDEDHLGDMDFKIVGTADGITALQMDIKIDGVDRDIMKQALSQAQEGRIHILGEMAKGINASREEVAQHAPKYFSYKINTDKIRDIIGPGGKIIKEMSAEYDATIEVDDSGLVKMFTKDGSKADALLRKIQEMTATAEVGKVYKGIVKTIKDFGAFVEILPGTDGLVHISELANERVGKVTDVVKEGDELEVKVLEVDSRGRIRLSRKALL, from the coding sequence ATGTTTAAAAGAGTTGAAGTTGAAGTAGGCGACAAAACCATTTCCCTTGAAACCGGAAAAGTAGCCAAGCAGGCCGATGGATCAGTGATAATGCGGACTGGCGGTACCGTTGTTCTTGTTACAGTTGTTGCTGGAAAAGAAAATAAACCTGAACTGGGTTTTCTACCGCTTACCATAGAATATCAGGAAAGAATGGCCGCTGTTGGTCGTATCCCCGGTAACTATTTTCGCCGCGAGATAGGACGCCCCAGCGATCAGGAAGTTCTTACCTGTCGCATTATCGATCGTCCTCTCCGTCCGCTGTTTGCCGATGGGTATTTTTCAGAGACCCAGATTATTGCCACCGTACTTTCAGCTGATCAGCAGAATGATCCTGATATCCTAGCATTAAATGGTGCATCCTGTGCACTTAGCATTTCTGATATCCCCTTTGGTGGTCCAATTGCTGGTGCTCGTGTTGGCTATGTCGACGGAGAGTATGTTTTGAATCCCACCAAAGATGAACTCAAAAATTCCCGTATGGATATGATTGTCGCCTGTACCAGCGATGCGGTAACCATGGTTGAAGGGAAAGTGGATACTATGAGTGAAGACGAGGTGCTTAATGCAATATTCTTCGTTTTTGACTCTGTGCAGCCACTTATTGCTATGCAGATTGATCTTCGGAAAAGTCATGGTAAAGCAAAGCGCATTGTTGAACCCGTTCCTGTAAATGAGGAACTCCTGGCTAAAGTTCAGGAAATTGCCGCTGAAGGTATGGCGAAGGTAATAGTCACCGCTGATAAAATGGAACGTGGTAGTGCCTACGATGAGCTGAAAAAGAGTGTCATCGCGAGTCTTGATCCAGAGGGTGAAAATGCTAAAGAGATTAGCGAATTGCTCTCCGGTTACAAAAAGAAAATCATGCGAGCCCAGATTGTTAATGACGAAGTTCGTCTCGATGGACGAGCATTTAACCAGGTTCGTCCTATCAGCAGTGAAGTCACCTATCTTCCTCAGACCCATGGCTCAGCTCTTTTTACCCGTGGTGAGACTCAGTCAATTGTAACTGCAACACTTGGAAGTCAGCGTGATTCGCAACGAGTTGAAACTCTTCAGGGTGAGGAAAACAATCGTTTTATGGTTCATTATAACTTTCCTCCATTCTGTGTTGGTGAGGCTCGTTTCCTTCGCGGGCCATCTCGTCGTGACATTGGACATGGAACCCTTGCCCTTCGCGGACTGTCTGCCGTACTTCCCGATGAAGAGGATTTTCCTTATTCCATTCGTGTGGTTTCGGACATCATGGAGTCAAACGGGTCCTCTTCCATGGCCACCGTCTGTGGCGGCAGTATGGCCATGATGGATGCTGGTGTTCCCCTTAAGGCACCTGTCTCTGGTATCGCCATGGGACTCATCAAAGAAGATGATAAGATTGTTATCCTTTCGGACATCCTTGGTGATGAGGATCATCTCGGCGATATGGATTTTAAGATCGTCGGGACTGCAGACGGGATTACTGCACTTCAGATGGATATCAAGATTGATGGTGTTGATCGTGATATTATGAAGCAAGCACTTTCGCAAGCCCAGGAGGGGCGTATTCATATTCTTGGCGAAATGGCAAAAGGGATTAATGCTTCACGTGAAGAAGTGGCCCAACATGCTCCAAAATATTTCAGTTACAAAATTAACACTGATAAGATCCGTGATATTATCGGACCTGGTGGCAAGATCATCAAAGAGATGTCTGCCGAGTATGATGCAACCATTGAAGTCGACGATTCCGGTCTTGTGAAGATGTTTACTAAGGATGGAAGTAAGGCAGATGCACTGTTGAGGAAAATTCAAGAGATGACTGCCACAGCTGAGGTCGGAAAAGTATACAAGGGTATAGTCAAGACCATTAAGGATTTCGGTGCATTTGTTGAGATCCTGCCTGGAACAGATGGTCTGGTGCATATCTCAGAACTTGCCAATGAACGTGTTGGAAAGGTGACAGATGTGGTTAAAGAGGGAGATGAGCTTGAGGTGAAAGTTCTTGAGGTCGATTCCCGCGGTCGTATCCGTCTGAGCCGCAAGGCGTTGCTGTAA
- the rpsO gene encoding 30S ribosomal protein S15, translating into MAQSAVTKNEIIEKFKLHPTDTGSSEVQIALITDRIQYLTDHFKTHKKDHHSRQGLLKLVGQRRSLLDYLKKKDFNKYRELIQALGIRK; encoded by the coding sequence TTGGCACAATCAGCAGTTACAAAAAATGAGATTATAGAAAAATTTAAACTTCATCCGACTGATACCGGGTCTTCCGAGGTGCAGATCGCACTTATAACTGACAGAATTCAGTACCTCACTGATCATTTCAAGACCCATAAAAAAGATCATCACTCTCGTCAGGGTCTGTTGAAGCTTGTCGGTCAGAGAAGAAGTCTTCTCGATTATCTGAAGAAGAAAGATTTTAATAAATACCGAGAGCTTATTCAGGCACTTGGTATAAGGAAGTAG
- the truB gene encoding tRNA pseudouridine(55) synthase TruB yields the protein MDIDFEAGTFLVDKPQGASSFYIVRKVRKALGMKKVGHAGTLDPFATGLLVVCAGRSATKMIGQIMEGDKEYITTLRLGVETSTLDPEGEVTATHSVGSLSENVIEKCLEQFRGEQLQIPPIYSALKHKGKPLYYYARKGIAVEKPPRSVTIHTLERIDGGLEVSDDSPYLTLRVVCTKGTYIRTLGADIGKILGCGAYLTTLRRMRSGCFHVRDSIAGEDLLKEDAKIRLMNKVLSVSDVCNLLQ from the coding sequence ATGGATATTGATTTTGAAGCTGGAACTTTTCTGGTAGACAAACCCCAGGGAGCAAGCTCCTTTTATATTGTTCGTAAAGTGCGAAAGGCACTGGGTATGAAGAAGGTTGGTCATGCCGGAACCCTTGATCCGTTTGCCACTGGATTGCTGGTTGTCTGTGCTGGGCGTTCTGCAACAAAAATGATCGGGCAGATTATGGAAGGTGATAAGGAATATATTACCACCCTTCGTCTTGGAGTTGAAACAAGCACTTTGGATCCTGAGGGGGAGGTCACAGCCACACATTCAGTAGGATCACTTTCTGAAAATGTGATCGAGAAGTGCCTGGAGCAGTTTCGCGGAGAACAGCTGCAGATCCCGCCCATTTATTCTGCCTTGAAACATAAGGGGAAACCTCTCTATTACTATGCGCGTAAGGGTATAGCTGTGGAAAAACCACCACGCAGTGTAACTATCCATACGCTTGAGCGCATTGATGGCGGGCTGGAAGTGAGTGATGACTCTCCTTATCTTACTCTCAGGGTTGTTTGCACTAAGGGAACATATATCCGGACTCTTGGGGCGGATATCGGAAAGATCCTGGGTTGTGGAGCCTATTTGACAACTCTGAGACGTATGCGAAGTGGGTGCTTTCATGTCCGTGACAGCATTGCCGGAGAAGATCTTCTCAAGGAAGATGCAAAGATAAGGCTTATGAATAAGGTCTTATCTGTCTCCGATGTCTGTAATCTGTTGCAATAA
- a CDS encoding DHH family phosphoesterase yields the protein MIPENIVDLVKGATHVVLATHVHPDGDALGSLLGFADVLESQGKQVFRYLDASVSHLYDFLPTAHLANTDLDAAMHFAEQAKKAGNSVVAVALDCGDAERLGDSKDQLLSISPFIVIDHHRGHRHFGDYVWLESDCSSTGEMVYELALAIGATVSGDAAFCLYVAIVTDTGSFRYESTSPRTLRIAADLVEAGVGPDEVAQRVYDNYTLARLRLMEMVLSTLAVHADGKIALISVNEDMFEQSGAGSDDVEGFINYPRSLTSVQVAAFIKETRKGVVSVSLRAKGKVDVARIAAEFGGGGHKNAAGFRFSDKSVADVQTLVLDALNRAIT from the coding sequence GTGATTCCTGAAAATATTGTTGATCTTGTAAAGGGTGCAACTCATGTTGTGCTTGCCACCCACGTCCATCCGGATGGAGATGCCTTGGGCTCTTTGCTGGGATTTGCCGATGTCCTTGAATCACAAGGAAAACAGGTTTTTCGGTATCTTGATGCATCTGTGTCTCACCTTTATGATTTCCTTCCCACTGCACATCTTGCCAATACTGACCTTGACGCGGCGATGCACTTTGCAGAGCAGGCAAAAAAAGCAGGAAACAGTGTTGTGGCTGTGGCACTTGACTGCGGGGATGCAGAACGTCTTGGTGATTCAAAGGATCAACTACTCAGTATTAGTCCTTTTATCGTAATTGACCATCATCGTGGACACCGTCATTTTGGTGATTATGTCTGGTTGGAAAGCGACTGTTCGTCAACTGGTGAAATGGTCTACGAGCTTGCCCTTGCTATAGGTGCAACGGTATCTGGGGATGCTGCCTTCTGTCTCTATGTAGCTATTGTGACTGATACCGGTTCCTTCCGATATGAAAGTACCAGTCCAAGGACATTGCGGATTGCTGCAGATCTTGTGGAAGCTGGTGTTGGGCCGGATGAGGTTGCACAGAGGGTGTATGACAATTACACTCTAGCTCGACTACGTCTTATGGAAATGGTTCTTTCAACGCTGGCTGTTCATGCCGATGGGAAGATTGCTCTTATCAGTGTTAATGAAGACATGTTTGAGCAAAGTGGTGCCGGCAGTGATGATGTTGAAGGTTTTATCAATTATCCACGGTCTCTTACCTCTGTGCAGGTTGCAGCGTTTATAAAAGAAACAAGAAAAGGAGTGGTGTCTGTGAGCCTGCGCGCCAAGGGGAAGGTTGATGTCGCTCGTATCGCTGCTGAGTTCGGAGGTGGTGGTCACAAGAATGCAGCGGGATTCCGGTTTTCTGATAAGTCCGTTGCTGACGTGCAGACACTGGTTCTCGATGCGTTGAATCGAGCCATTACCTGA
- the rbfA gene encoding 30S ribosome-binding factor RbfA — protein sequence MWDPKETIESVGLGKRERKRSTRVAEAIQMELSLFFLQKVRDQKLSGVTISRVDVTDDLRSARIFYTVSGGEKSGKHTATALVNATGFVRSHLAKVLNLRHTPSLTFIYDAKAEQVRDMETLLDAIASERNRRDGDS from the coding sequence ATGTGGGATCCTAAAGAAACTATTGAATCCGTTGGCCTTGGAAAGAGGGAGCGGAAACGCTCTACCAGGGTGGCAGAAGCTATTCAAATGGAGTTGTCTCTCTTCTTTTTACAGAAGGTCCGAGATCAGAAGTTAAGTGGTGTGACTATATCCCGGGTGGATGTCACCGACGATTTACGCAGTGCCCGAATCTTTTACACCGTGAGCGGTGGAGAAAAGTCCGGGAAACATACAGCTACGGCCTTGGTAAATGCCACAGGTTTTGTGCGGAGTCACCTGGCTAAAGTTTTAAATCTTCGTCATACACCATCATTGACATTTATCTACGATGCGAAGGCAGAACAGGTAAGAGATATGGAGACGCTTCTGGACGCAATAGCCTCTGAGAGAAACAGGAGAGACGGTGATTCCTGA
- the infB gene encoding translation initiation factor IF-2, protein MSRVRIYELAKEAGMASKTLADKLIELGYDIKGHSSTVDDDTALRIRAEVLQSSDSKLVEKRIDADAEGGTTVIRRRATIIRRPKKEVVEEVEETADFPDEVEVTTEAPEAVEPETTVVAEAAEEKEIPSETESVQEVTAGVTVEEDSVTEEAPETVVVPEVKKEGFVEQVSHIPSKTGIAKVVGTIELPEEEPTSPAPRKKSGRSSVRKSDPRPQGGKRPVDLADPIAPVAPVRVKKKGKKEDDDSLSDDDSDSKKGGKGSWKGAKKGRKGVRVTRFGYEGDHFGKRGKKGRGKAKVVPQQAAAEMKASKKKIKVHETISVGDLGHRMGIKANEIIAKLMGLGVMATVNQALDVDTAILVASDFGYDVEQAMTEEIGVEQLDLQEAGGVAVSRSPVITVMGHVDHGKTSILDAIRKTDVADGEAGGITQHIGAYHVKSEAGDVTFVDTPGHAAFTEMRSRGAQVTDLVILVVAADDGVMEQTREAIHHAQAAGVPILVAVNKIDKDNADPERVKRELSDLDLAPEEWGGQTIFVEMSAKNNIGIDSLMENIQLMAEMMELKADPERKARGRVVEAKLDKGRGAVATVLIQEGTIRTGDHFVVGQFSGKVRALLNDKGMPIKSAGPSIPVEVQGITGVPSAGDEFVVVTDEKMAKNVAQARTLKARESELAAGSKVSLDTLFEKLSEGDVQELRIVLRADVQGTLEAFASAAEKLSTEEVKVKILHEGTGTMTDSDVLLASASEAIIIGFNVRPSGKVKELASRENVDMRTYDVIYHALDDITAAMVGMLAPDFVENVIGNAEVRETFQAPKVGTIAGCSVTNGKITRNAKVHVLRDGVVVYTGKIESLRRFKDDAKEVLSGYECGLSIENFNDIKVGDNLEAFVMKEVAATLGTTLHEQRAENNATADTEDE, encoded by the coding sequence ATGAGCAGGGTTAGGATTTACGAGTTGGCGAAAGAGGCCGGTATGGCCAGTAAGACTTTGGCAGATAAACTGATAGAACTGGGATATGATATCAAAGGACATAGTTCAACGGTTGATGATGATACGGCATTAAGAATCCGTGCAGAAGTACTGCAAAGTTCTGACTCTAAATTGGTTGAGAAACGAATTGATGCTGATGCGGAAGGTGGCACCACAGTTATCCGGCGACGGGCAACTATTATTCGTCGTCCGAAAAAAGAAGTCGTGGAGGAAGTTGAGGAGACCGCTGACTTTCCCGACGAGGTCGAGGTTACGACTGAGGCCCCTGAGGCCGTTGAGCCTGAAACTACAGTTGTAGCTGAAGCTGCAGAGGAAAAAGAAATTCCTTCTGAAACAGAATCTGTCCAGGAAGTGACAGCTGGAGTAACGGTAGAAGAAGATTCTGTAACTGAAGAAGCGCCTGAGACTGTTGTCGTCCCAGAAGTAAAAAAGGAAGGGTTTGTTGAACAGGTGTCACATATTCCTTCGAAAACAGGAATCGCTAAAGTTGTGGGTACCATAGAGCTTCCTGAAGAGGAGCCGACAAGTCCAGCACCACGCAAAAAAAGCGGGCGATCTTCCGTAAGAAAATCGGATCCAAGGCCTCAAGGAGGCAAGCGACCCGTTGACCTCGCTGATCCGATTGCTCCTGTCGCTCCTGTTCGTGTGAAAAAGAAGGGGAAAAAAGAGGATGACGATTCCCTGTCCGATGATGACAGTGATTCCAAAAAAGGTGGAAAGGGCAGCTGGAAGGGTGCCAAAAAAGGGCGTAAGGGGGTTCGGGTAACTCGCTTCGGATATGAAGGTGACCATTTCGGAAAACGTGGCAAAAAGGGTAGAGGGAAAGCCAAGGTTGTTCCTCAACAGGCTGCTGCTGAAATGAAGGCCAGTAAGAAGAAAATTAAGGTTCATGAAACCATCAGTGTTGGTGATCTTGGTCATCGCATGGGCATTAAAGCAAATGAAATCATAGCAAAACTGATGGGACTTGGTGTAATGGCCACAGTGAATCAGGCACTTGATGTTGATACTGCAATTCTTGTCGCTTCCGATTTCGGTTATGATGTGGAGCAAGCTATGACTGAGGAGATCGGTGTCGAGCAGCTTGATCTGCAGGAAGCTGGTGGCGTTGCTGTTTCAAGGTCTCCGGTTATAACTGTAATGGGGCATGTTGATCATGGAAAGACATCCATTCTTGATGCTATTCGTAAGACAGATGTGGCTGATGGAGAAGCGGGAGGTATCACTCAGCATATCGGTGCCTACCATGTGAAGTCAGAAGCTGGGGATGTTACTTTTGTTGATACTCCCGGTCATGCTGCATTTACAGAAATGCGTTCCCGTGGTGCCCAGGTAACGGATCTTGTTATTCTGGTCGTGGCTGCCGATGATGGTGTTATGGAACAGACCCGTGAAGCGATACATCATGCTCAGGCAGCTGGTGTCCCGATTCTTGTTGCCGTCAATAAAATAGATAAAGACAATGCGGACCCTGAACGGGTCAAGCGTGAGCTTTCCGATCTCGACCTTGCTCCCGAAGAGTGGGGAGGACAAACTATCTTCGTTGAAATGTCTGCCAAAAATAATATTGGTATTGATAGTCTCATGGAAAATATTCAGCTTATGGCTGAGATGATGGAGTTAAAGGCTGATCCTGAACGAAAGGCCAGGGGACGGGTTGTTGAGGCCAAGCTTGATAAAGGACGGGGCGCAGTTGCCACGGTTCTTATTCAGGAAGGAACCATTCGAACCGGAGATCATTTTGTTGTAGGGCAATTCAGTGGAAAAGTCCGGGCATTACTCAATGATAAAGGTATGCCAATAAAGAGTGCAGGTCCCTCCATTCCTGTTGAGGTACAGGGGATTACTGGGGTGCCATCCGCGGGTGACGAATTTGTTGTGGTTACCGATGAAAAAATGGCTAAGAATGTTGCCCAGGCCAGAACCTTGAAGGCTCGTGAAAGTGAGCTTGCTGCAGGTTCCAAGGTCTCACTTGATACTCTTTTTGAAAAGTTGAGTGAAGGCGATGTTCAGGAACTACGGATTGTTCTCCGTGCTGATGTGCAGGGTACCTTGGAGGCGTTTGCTTCCGCAGCGGAGAAACTTTCCACTGAAGAGGTGAAGGTGAAGATCCTTCATGAGGGAACTGGGACCATGACAGACTCCGATGTCTTGCTTGCCTCCGCTTCTGAGGCAATTATCATTGGCTTTAATGTACGGCCGTCGGGTAAGGTGAAGGAGCTTGCCTCCAGGGAAAATGTTGATATGCGAACCTATGATGTCATCTATCATGCACTGGATGATATTACTGCCGCAATGGTGGGAATGCTGGCTCCCGATTTTGTTGAAAATGTTATCGGTAATGCTGAAGTTCGTGAAACATTCCAGGCCCCCAAGGTTGGGACCATTGCCGGCTGTTCTGTGACAAATGGAAAAATCACCCGGAATGCCAAGGTTCATGTTCTTCGTGATGGTGTTGTTGTCTATACCGGAAAAATTGAATCCCTGAGACGTTTTAAAGATGATGCCAAGGAAGTATTGTCTGGCTATGAATGTGGTCTGTCCATTGAGAACTTCAACGATATCAAGGTTGGTGATAATCTTGAGGCGTTTGTAATGAAAGAAGTTGCTGCAACCCTTGGTACCACACTCCATGAGCAAAGAGCCGAGAATAATGCAACAGCAGATACTGAAGACGAGTAG
- a CDS encoding YlxR family protein, which yields MNKNKNTLPVRTCIICRKKVAKDMLHRYVWQFKEATAVLDRQQRMSGRGVYCCKEGKCVEKFSSPKQVWKRAFRLN from the coding sequence ATGAACAAAAATAAGAATACTCTACCTGTCCGGACGTGTATTATCTGTCGCAAAAAGGTTGCTAAGGATATGTTGCATAGATATGTATGGCAATTCAAAGAAGCAACTGCGGTTTTAGATAGGCAGCAAAGGATGTCCGGCAGAGGAGTGTATTGCTGTAAAGAAGGGAAATGTGTGGAAAAATTTTCAAGCCCTAAACAGGTATGGAAAAGAGCTTTTCGACTGAATTGA
- the nusA gene encoding transcription termination factor NusA, producing the protein MLSDLKRIIDQICRDRGFDKKLLIEAIEEAVESAAKKKLGSRRDIEVRFNEEFGEVEVFQFRTVVNEVEDEQTEIALEAARKLDPEVQLDDELGEKMENIEDLGRIAAQSAKQVIIHKMKDAERDVIFEMFKDRKGEVVSGIVQRFERGNMIVNLGRTDAILPRDQQIPKRSFKQGDRIRAYLDDVRQNARDSQLILSRTCNDFLAKLFTMEVPEIAEGIVEIMGVSREPGFRAKIAVSSLETDVDPVGACVGMKGSRVQNVVQELQGERIDIVPWSPDPAKYVYNALAPAHVSMVMADEEAKTLLVVVPNDQLSLAIGRQGQNVRLASRLLGWRIDVKSEQRYANLENPGYQTLLAIDGIEEPLADQLLARGIFSIEKLAEAAVEDLIVIRSINEEQAQHLIDTAVRMIGEGVVTAEKPKKPGAEKTVSVSEPGAGVDVEAAAAKTVPVSGSDSVEKEDLVVETPVENEQK; encoded by the coding sequence ATGCTATCAGATTTAAAACGTATCATTGATCAAATATGCAGAGATCGTGGTTTTGACAAAAAACTACTGATTGAAGCCATTGAAGAAGCTGTGGAGTCGGCAGCAAAGAAGAAGCTCGGTTCCAGACGTGATATCGAAGTGCGCTTCAATGAGGAATTTGGTGAAGTTGAGGTTTTTCAATTTCGTACAGTGGTAAACGAGGTTGAGGATGAGCAGACAGAAATCGCTCTTGAGGCTGCTCGAAAACTTGACCCTGAGGTTCAGCTTGACGATGAGCTTGGTGAGAAGATGGAAAACATCGAAGACCTTGGTCGTATTGCTGCTCAATCTGCTAAGCAGGTCATTATCCATAAGATGAAGGATGCTGAACGAGATGTTATCTTTGAAATGTTTAAAGATCGGAAGGGCGAAGTCGTAAGTGGCATTGTTCAGCGTTTTGAACGTGGCAATATGATTGTCAATCTGGGTCGTACCGATGCCATTCTACCGCGTGATCAGCAGATTCCAAAACGTTCTTTTAAACAGGGCGATCGTATTCGTGCCTACCTCGATGATGTTCGCCAGAATGCCAGAGATTCACAGCTTATCCTGTCACGTACCTGCAACGATTTTCTTGCTAAGCTTTTTACAATGGAAGTGCCAGAGATTGCAGAGGGAATTGTCGAGATCATGGGTGTTAGTCGTGAACCCGGTTTTCGGGCAAAGATTGCCGTGAGTTCTCTTGAGACCGATGTTGATCCTGTTGGTGCCTGTGTTGGGATGAAAGGATCCAGAGTGCAGAATGTTGTTCAGGAGCTGCAAGGTGAGCGTATCGATATCGTTCCCTGGAGTCCTGATCCAGCAAAATACGTGTATAACGCCTTGGCACCCGCCCATGTGTCCATGGTTATGGCCGATGAAGAGGCAAAAACTCTTCTTGTTGTAGTGCCTAATGATCAGCTTTCTCTTGCAATTGGTCGTCAAGGGCAAAATGTACGCCTTGCGTCACGCCTTCTTGGCTGGCGTATCGATGTGAAAAGCGAACAGCGTTATGCGAACCTTGAGAATCCTGGTTATCAGACGCTCCTTGCCATCGATGGAATTGAAGAGCCTCTGGCTGATCAGCTTCTTGCTCGTGGGATTTTCTCCATCGAAAAACTTGCAGAGGCTGCCGTCGAGGATCTTATCGTTATTCGTTCTATAAATGAGGAACAGGCACAGCATCTTATTGACACAGCCGTGAGGATGATAGGTGAAGGTGTGGTGACTGCTGAAAAACCTAAGAAACCGGGAGCGGAAAAAACTGTTTCAGTATCCGAACCAGGGGCTGGGGTGGATGTGGAGGCTGCTGCAGCCAAAACTGTACCAGTTTCCGGAAGTGATAGCGTTGAAAAGGAAGATTTGGTAGTGGAAACGCCAGTAGAGAATGAACAAAAATAA
- a CDS encoding ribosome maturation factor RimP, with translation MSDYVIEKVQEFVEALLPSLGLELVEIQYRQEGEGWVLRLFIDGSDGVGIDQCTKVSREVSFFLDVEDLVPHSFTLEVSSPGLERPLRSAADFERFKGKKARVRLRHPLDGQKVFVGLIGESDELGFDLLVEDGETTRFLMDQIRKARLTL, from the coding sequence ATGAGTGACTATGTTATAGAAAAAGTTCAGGAATTTGTTGAAGCCCTTCTTCCTTCCTTAGGGCTTGAACTTGTAGAAATACAGTATCGTCAGGAAGGTGAAGGGTGGGTGCTTCGTCTTTTTATCGATGGTTCCGACGGGGTTGGAATTGATCAGTGCACCAAGGTGAGTCGGGAGGTAAGCTTTTTTCTGGATGTTGAGGACCTTGTCCCTCATTCATTTACTTTGGAAGTTTCTTCTCCGGGTCTTGAACGGCCATTGCGCAGTGCCGCTGATTTTGAACGGTTCAAAGGGAAGAAGGCGCGTGTCAGGCTGCGACATCCGCTTGATGGCCAGAAGGTGTTTGTTGGTTTGATCGGAGAGTCGGATGAATTGGGCTTCGATTTACTGGTTGAAGATGGGGAAACTACAAGATTTTTGATGGATCAGATTAGGAAAGCCAGGCTGACCCTATAG
- a CDS encoding alpha/beta fold hydrolase yields the protein MQPIKNETIAVNGSPINILMAGDHSQTPLLFLHGKAFQAETWQQLGTIQAAIDAGFPILALDFPGFGKSPESDTTPETVINGVLEATGIKSIIMVAPSMSGKIAIEYALANPHRIAGLVLIGAVGVQENRENLCKLPPRTLLIWGENDQISAPANGALLNREIPGSEFVIFKNAPHPCYLEQPAFWHDTLLNFAQKVTKQN from the coding sequence ATGCAACCTATAAAGAACGAAACAATAGCCGTAAACGGTTCCCCCATCAACATCTTGATGGCTGGAGACCATTCTCAAACGCCACTTCTCTTTCTTCACGGAAAAGCATTTCAGGCTGAGACCTGGCAACAACTTGGCACCATACAGGCTGCCATTGATGCCGGTTTTCCCATTCTGGCCCTTGACTTTCCAGGATTCGGAAAAAGTCCAGAGAGCGACACAACTCCCGAAACTGTAATAAATGGCGTACTGGAAGCAACTGGCATCAAAAGTATTATTATGGTAGCGCCTTCTATGAGCGGGAAGATAGCCATCGAATATGCCTTAGCCAACCCTCATAGAATTGCAGGCCTTGTTCTTATCGGTGCTGTCGGGGTTCAGGAAAACCGAGAGAACCTCTGTAAATTGCCCCCCCGAACTCTTCTTATCTGGGGCGAAAACGATCAGATTTCAGCACCTGCAAATGGAGCACTTTTGAATAGGGAAATCCCGGGATCTGAATTTGTGATTTTTAAAAACGCACCACACCCCTGCTACCTTGAGCAACCTGCATTCTGGCATGACACACTATTAAACTTTGCCCAAAAAGTTACCAAGCAAAATTAA